In one window of Musa acuminata AAA Group cultivar baxijiao chromosome BXJ3-2, Cavendish_Baxijiao_AAA, whole genome shotgun sequence DNA:
- the LOC135632143 gene encoding patatin-like protein 3 gives MSSAAAWMEPSLDVDKLSHEIFSILESKFLFGYDEPKLFLSSTPATIAAAGRVRVLSIDAADGALAGAALVRLEASLRKQCGDPAARVADFFDLAAGSGAGGVLSALLFTRGPDGRPLFSAAEALRLLTKHRHRLSSGAQRKGILRGFLGRSGGLFRRVFGDATLRDTLKPVLIPCYDLATAAPFVFSRADAVEADGYDFRMGEVCAATCADSLAGAAPVDMHSVDGRTRIRALGGRLAMWNPTTVAITHVLNNRQEFPAAAGVEDLLVVSLGGADSAASPGKLPALPSAAELARIAGSAQADVVDQAVAMAFGENRATNYVRIQGHVAVPVTTAAAEAALADRGVDSALFRGRKLSERTNGEKLDLFAAELIREHDRRRKRGDAPTVAIKPSTPPSPCSSESTRWPAILLPVQELRN, from the exons ATGTCGTCGGCGGCGGCTTGGATGGAGCCGAGCTTGGACGTGGACAAGCTGAGCCACGAGATCTTCTCGATACTGGAGAGCAAGTTCCTCTTCGGATACGACGAGCCCAAGCTCTTCCTCTCCTCcactcccgccaccatcgcggcAGCCGGCAGGGTACGCGTCCTCTCCATCGACGCGGCCGACGGTGCCCTCGCCGGCGCCGCACTCGTCCGCCTCGAGGCCTCTCTCCGCAAGCAGTGCGGCGACCCCGCCGCCCGCGTCGCCGACTTCTTCGACCTCGCTGCCGGATCCGGCGCTGGGGGCGTCCTCTCGGCCCTCCTCTTCACCCGCGGCCCCGACGGTCGGCCACTCTTCTCAGCCGCCGAGGCCCTCCGCCTCCTCACCAAGCACCGCCACCGCCTCTCCTCCGGGGCCCAGCGGAAGGGCATCCTGCGTGGCTTCCTCGGTCGGTCGGGCGGATTGTTCCGGCGTGTGTTTGGGGACGCAACGTTGCGGGACACCCTCAAGCCGGTGCTCATCCCGTGCTATGACCTAGCGACGGCGGCACCCTTCGTGTTCTCGCGGGCAGACGCCGTGGAGGCGGACGGCTACGACTTTCGGATGGGGGAGGTGTGCGCCGCCACGTGCGCGGACTCGTTGGCCGGGGCGGCGCCGGTGGACATGCACTCGGTGGACGGGCGGACGCGGATCCGGGCGCTCGGTGGCCGGCTGGCGATGTGGAATCCCACGACGGTCGCCATCACCCACGTGCTCAACAACCGTCAGGAGTTCCCCGCCGCCGCCGGGGTGGAGGACCTCCTCGTGGTTTCACTCGGCGGCGCGGATTCCGCGGCCTCACCCGGGAAGCTCCCGGCGCTTCCGTCGGCGGCGGAACTCGCGAGGATCGCAGGCAGTGCGCAGGCCGACGTC GTCGATCAAGCGGTGGCGATGGCGTTTGGGGAGAACCGGGCGACGAACTACGTACGGATCCAG GGACACGTGGCTGTGCCGGTGACGacagcggcggcggaggcggcgctGGCGGACAGGGGCGTGGACTCGGCGCTGTTCCGGGGCAGGAAGCTGTCGGAGCGCACCAACGGGGAGAAGCTGGACCTCTTCGCGGCGGAGCTGATCAGGGAGCACGACCGGCGGCGGAAGCGCGGCGACGCCCCGACGGTGGCGATCAAGCCCTCGACGCCGCCCTCTCCGTGCTCCTCAGAGTCGACAAGATGGCCTGCAATCCTTCTCCCTGTTCAAGAACTCAGAAATTAA